A stretch of the Neodiprion lecontei isolate iyNeoLeco1 chromosome 4, iyNeoLeco1.1, whole genome shotgun sequence genome encodes the following:
- the LOC107218711 gene encoding uncharacterized protein LOC107218711 has product MASSDTGGVKPFGIARRMARENERLIGMTDEERAWRNQYLKDQILHHDEPVIDDAQAFRQNLNPIRRFYRAPLDKFEDMLVKPLGSKWALIVRFMTGKFFIGVGLTYATYYYFKYNQNTWMRKGGWRVIHSRKPVLPGDPGYPQVSDRTKPSDYASRGFKDSPI; this is encoded by the exons ATGGCGTCGTCAGATACTGGTGGTGTGAAGCCATTCGGTATTGCTAGGCGTATGGCACGTGAAAATGAACGTTTGATTGGTATGACAGATGAGGAAAGAGCATGGAGAAATCAGTATCTGAAAGATCAAATCTTGCATCATGATGAGCCGGTCATAGACGACGCTCAAGCGTTCAGACAAAACTTGAACCCTATAAGAAGATTTTACAGAGCGCCTCTCGACAAATTCGAGGATATGCTTGTCAAACCATTG GGTTCCAAATGGGCACTGATAGTACGTTTTAtgactggaaaatttttcataggGGTTGGCCTTACATATGccacatattattatttcaaatataatcAAAAT ACCTGGATGCGCAAAGGTGGCTGGAGAGTAATTCATTCAAGAAAACCTGTACTCCCTGGAGACCCAGGGTACCCTCAAGTCTCAGATCGTACGAAACCCAGTGACTATGCTAGTCGTGGATTTAAAGATTCCCCGATATAA
- the LOC107218723 gene encoding LMBR1 domain-containing protein 2 homolog isoform X1: MSIRLLLSEVIFAFCLAATLLYRYGNVYRHHIIVTIAVLIAWYFSLLIIFVLPLDVSSTVYRQCREQNNLNLTATTVSENVTIAPLTCREPWSSVPDNVYPNLWRVVYWTSQCLTWLILPLMQSYIKAGDFTVSGKLKSALIDNAIYYGSYLFICGILLIYIALKPGLDLDGQKLKAIASSASNTWGLFLLVLLLGYALVEVPRGLWNASKPGYTLHYSYFKAAKLSLDKCEAEETVDDVLEALQAASVAIGVGHPFHRNLETIFQKVPAELKDRMNRRQLPDDTPTDSPSEKALIRLHKHTIKSLQTLQRTETQWGILIEKIFHLEDIAKNQASHDRRFKPTFPIVRPLPLRLLYNPTIEWYWKCVIKSYAQKLAAFAAGALSVAVVWSEVTFFNKSPVLSLFAQFVNLAKVKYDYFTIEILSTLIIAYLCYCAYSTVLKIRVLNLYYLAPHHQTNEYSLIFSGMMLCRLTPPMCLNFLGLIHMDSHIIKTHILETHYTQVMGHMDVISIISDGFNVYFPMAILAFCLATYFSLGSRLLSMLGFQQFLGDDELTTDLVEEGRELIKRERRKRQRTEDSMSRRREFQERFNNLGTASRYRTARQSTDTVRPLQRDESTESARTGLLRDVESTDYYVGESDRYTPSNHYDHGYQAEIYHDLSSDNLTTYTTNSSRVGPPPRGLFDDI; this comes from the exons ATGAGCATTAGGCTGCTTTTGTCCGAGGTGATATTTGCCTTCTGCTTAGCAGCAACATTACTCTATAGATATGGAAATGTGTACAGACATCACATCATTGTCACCATAGCTGTTCTCATTGCTTGGTACTTTTCTCtgttaattatatttgtaCTGCCGCTGGACGTTTCGTCG ACAGTTTACAGACAATGTCGTGAGCAAAATAATCTAAACTTGACTGCAACCACCGTCAGTGAAAATGTGACGATTGCACCTCTGACGTGTCGAGAGCCATGGTCTAGTGTGCCCGACAATGTTTATCCAAACTTGTGGAGGGTTGTGTACTGGACTTCTCAATGTTTGACATGGCTGATTCTTCCGTTGATGCAATCCTACATCAAGGCAGGAGATTTCACTGTGAGCGGAAAGTTAAAGTCTGCATTGATCGACAACGCTATTTATTATGGCAGCTATCTGTTCATCTGCGGTATATTGTTGATATACATTGCGTTGAAACCTGGCTTGGATCTTGACGG tcaaaaattgaaagctATAGCATCATCTGCCTCAAACACTTGGGGACTATTTCTCCTTGTACTATTATTGGGTTACGCTCTTGTCGAAGTACCTCGTGGATTATGGAATGCTAGCAAACCTGGATACACTTTACATTATAGCTACTTTAAAGCAGCTAAGCTAAGCCTGGATAAATGTGAAGCTGAAGAAACAGTGGATGATGTTCTTGAG GCCTTACAAGCAGCGTCAGTAGCTATTGGAGTTGGTCATCCATTCCATCGTAATTTGGAAACtatatttcaaaaagtgcCTGCTGAATTAAAAGATAGAATGAATAGGAGGCAATTACCAGATGACACTCCTACGGATTCACCTTCAGAAAAAGCTCTCATCCGTCTCCATAAACAT ACTATAAAATCTCTGCAAACTCTGCAACGAACGGAAACACAATGGGGAATTTTAATAGAAAAGATATTTCATCTGGAAGATATTGCAAAGAATCAAGCTAGCCATGACAGAAGATTCAAGCCGACATTTCCCATTGTCCGTCCATTACCGCTGCGACTGCTTTACAACCCTACTATTG AATGGTATTGGAAATGCGTAATCAAGAGTTATGCTCAGAAGCTAGCCGCCTTTGCTGCTGGAGCTCTCTCTGTCGCTGTTGTCTGGTCAGAagtaacatttttcaacaaatctcCAGTTTTATCTTTATTTGCGCAATTTGTGAATTTGGCAAAAGTTAAATATGATTACTTCACAATTGAG ATTCTGTCGACATTAATTATAGCTTACCTCTGCTATTGTGCTTATTCGACTGTATTAAAGATTCGTGTATTAAATCTGTACTATCTGGCTCCACATCATCAAACAAATGAGTACAGTTTAATATTCAGTGGGATGATGCTCTGTCGGCTTACGCCTCCAATGTGTCTCAATTTCTTGGGTCTAATTCACATGGACTCACATATCATTAAAACGCATATTTTGGAAACACACTACACGCAG GTAATGGGTCACATGGATGTTATATCAATTATCTCAGATGGTTTCAATGTGTACTTTCCAATGGCAATATTAGCCTTCTGTTTGGCAACATACTTTAGTCTTGGAAGTAGATTACTCTCGATGCTTGGGTTTCAACAATTCCTTGGTGATGATGAGTTAACAACTGATCTCGTTGAAGAAGGTCGTGAGCTGATCAAACGCG agcGACGTAAGCGCCAGCGCACCGAGGACTCCATGAGTCGCAGACGTGAGTTTCAAGAAAGGTTCAATAATTTAGGAACTGCATCTCGTTATAGAACAGCTAGACAAAGTACTGATACTG TGAGACCTTTGCAACGAGATGAGTCTACAGAGTCTGCAAGAACTGGGCTTTTGCGCGATGTCGAATCTACAGACTACTATGTTGGTGAAAGTGATCGCTACACACCAAGTAACCATTATGATCATGGATATCAGGCGGAGATTTACCACGATTTGAGTTCCGATAATTTAACCACTTATACTACGAATAGCAGTCGTGTTGGACCTCCTCCTAGAGGTTTATTTGATGACATTTAA
- the LOC107218723 gene encoding LMBR1 domain-containing protein 2 homolog isoform X2, with protein sequence MSIRLLLSEVIFAFCLAATLLYRYGNVYRHHIIVTIAVLIAWYFSLLIIFVLPLDVSSTVYRQCREQNNLNLTATTVSENVTIAPLTCREPWSSVPDNVYPNLWRVVYWTSQCLTWLILPLMQSYIKAGDFTVSGKLKSALIDNAIYYGSYLFICGILLIYIALKPGLDLDGQKLKAIASSASNTWGLFLLVLLLGYALVEVPRGLWNASKPGYTLHYSYFKAAKLSLDKCEAEETVDDVLEALQAASVAIGVGHPFHRNLETIFQKVPAELKDRMNRRQLPDDTPTDSPSEKALIRLHKHTIKSLQTLQRTETQWGILIEKIFHLEDIAKNQASHDRRFKPTFPIVRPLPLRLLYNPTIEWYWKCVIKSYAQKLAAFAAGALSVAVVWSEVTFFNKSPVLSLFAQFVNLAKVKYDYFTIEILSTLIIAYLCYCAYSTVLKIRVLNLYYLAPHHQTNEYSLIFSGMMLCRLTPPMCLNFLGLIHMDSHIIKTHILETHYTQVMGHMDVISIISDGFNVYFPMAILAFCLATYFSLGSRLLSMLGFQQFLGDDELTTDLVEEGRELIKRERRKRQRTEDSMSRRLRPLQRDESTESARTGLLRDVESTDYYVGESDRYTPSNHYDHGYQAEIYHDLSSDNLTTYTTNSSRVGPPPRGLFDDI encoded by the exons ATGAGCATTAGGCTGCTTTTGTCCGAGGTGATATTTGCCTTCTGCTTAGCAGCAACATTACTCTATAGATATGGAAATGTGTACAGACATCACATCATTGTCACCATAGCTGTTCTCATTGCTTGGTACTTTTCTCtgttaattatatttgtaCTGCCGCTGGACGTTTCGTCG ACAGTTTACAGACAATGTCGTGAGCAAAATAATCTAAACTTGACTGCAACCACCGTCAGTGAAAATGTGACGATTGCACCTCTGACGTGTCGAGAGCCATGGTCTAGTGTGCCCGACAATGTTTATCCAAACTTGTGGAGGGTTGTGTACTGGACTTCTCAATGTTTGACATGGCTGATTCTTCCGTTGATGCAATCCTACATCAAGGCAGGAGATTTCACTGTGAGCGGAAAGTTAAAGTCTGCATTGATCGACAACGCTATTTATTATGGCAGCTATCTGTTCATCTGCGGTATATTGTTGATATACATTGCGTTGAAACCTGGCTTGGATCTTGACGG tcaaaaattgaaagctATAGCATCATCTGCCTCAAACACTTGGGGACTATTTCTCCTTGTACTATTATTGGGTTACGCTCTTGTCGAAGTACCTCGTGGATTATGGAATGCTAGCAAACCTGGATACACTTTACATTATAGCTACTTTAAAGCAGCTAAGCTAAGCCTGGATAAATGTGAAGCTGAAGAAACAGTGGATGATGTTCTTGAG GCCTTACAAGCAGCGTCAGTAGCTATTGGAGTTGGTCATCCATTCCATCGTAATTTGGAAACtatatttcaaaaagtgcCTGCTGAATTAAAAGATAGAATGAATAGGAGGCAATTACCAGATGACACTCCTACGGATTCACCTTCAGAAAAAGCTCTCATCCGTCTCCATAAACAT ACTATAAAATCTCTGCAAACTCTGCAACGAACGGAAACACAATGGGGAATTTTAATAGAAAAGATATTTCATCTGGAAGATATTGCAAAGAATCAAGCTAGCCATGACAGAAGATTCAAGCCGACATTTCCCATTGTCCGTCCATTACCGCTGCGACTGCTTTACAACCCTACTATTG AATGGTATTGGAAATGCGTAATCAAGAGTTATGCTCAGAAGCTAGCCGCCTTTGCTGCTGGAGCTCTCTCTGTCGCTGTTGTCTGGTCAGAagtaacatttttcaacaaatctcCAGTTTTATCTTTATTTGCGCAATTTGTGAATTTGGCAAAAGTTAAATATGATTACTTCACAATTGAG ATTCTGTCGACATTAATTATAGCTTACCTCTGCTATTGTGCTTATTCGACTGTATTAAAGATTCGTGTATTAAATCTGTACTATCTGGCTCCACATCATCAAACAAATGAGTACAGTTTAATATTCAGTGGGATGATGCTCTGTCGGCTTACGCCTCCAATGTGTCTCAATTTCTTGGGTCTAATTCACATGGACTCACATATCATTAAAACGCATATTTTGGAAACACACTACACGCAG GTAATGGGTCACATGGATGTTATATCAATTATCTCAGATGGTTTCAATGTGTACTTTCCAATGGCAATATTAGCCTTCTGTTTGGCAACATACTTTAGTCTTGGAAGTAGATTACTCTCGATGCTTGGGTTTCAACAATTCCTTGGTGATGATGAGTTAACAACTGATCTCGTTGAAGAAGGTCGTGAGCTGATCAAACGCG agcGACGTAAGCGCCAGCGCACCGAGGACTCCATGAGTCGCAGAC TGAGACCTTTGCAACGAGATGAGTCTACAGAGTCTGCAAGAACTGGGCTTTTGCGCGATGTCGAATCTACAGACTACTATGTTGGTGAAAGTGATCGCTACACACCAAGTAACCATTATGATCATGGATATCAGGCGGAGATTTACCACGATTTGAGTTCCGATAATTTAACCACTTATACTACGAATAGCAGTCGTGTTGGACCTCCTCCTAGAGGTTTATTTGATGACATTTAA